The proteins below come from a single Parageobacillus thermoglucosidasius genomic window:
- a CDS encoding antibiotic biosynthesis monooxygenase family protein produces the protein MNTKKITALFLLAALWGASFLFMRIASPAIGPVLTIELRMLIAGITVSYWDSLAAIQQWKENAAHKIAQEKGKQQWYERYSVRGRKAKREYDFEK, from the coding sequence ATGAACACAAAAAAGATCACTGCACTTTTTCTGCTTGCGGCTTTATGGGGAGCCTCTTTTTTATTTATGCGCATCGCCTCCCCTGCCATCGGTCCTGTGCTAACGATCGAGCTGCGCATGCTTATTGCCGGCATCACCGTTTCATACTGGGACTCTCTTGCAGCGATTCAACAATGGAAGGAAAATGCAGCGCACAAAATTGCCCAAGAAAAAGGAAAACAGCAATGGTACGAGCGCTATTCCGTCCGGGGGCGCAAAGCAAAACGAGAATATGATTTTGAAAAATAA